A window of Sulfobacillus thermosulfidooxidans contains these coding sequences:
- a CDS encoding LysR family transcriptional regulator has product MDNRLLVFLATAREGHITGAARLLNLSVSAASHQIAQLELEFSTPLFVRGNRGMRLTPAGETLFAYANQIEALWQTAYREVRQTAEGEQWVHVAASHTVTEFFLPEPLGQFRRNHPAVHIHLTMANSTEVISQVETGRVDFGIAEGRVGHRNLKVTNLWQDQLGLIVASHHPLSSRTTVTVKDLESVDLILREEGSGTRSILDQALAHHGLGVSNLRVTAELSSIRAILDLVRNNIGCSVMSWMIARNMPDITFLPIEDLQLTRRIHLIRRPTNEGRTAMEHLIDQLVRAAREFNLSPRQDLDPINE; this is encoded by the coding sequence TTGGACAATCGGTTATTAGTATTTTTAGCGACAGCACGGGAAGGACATATTACGGGTGCTGCCCGGTTATTGAATTTATCCGTCTCTGCAGCCTCCCATCAAATCGCCCAACTTGAACTAGAGTTTAGCACCCCTTTATTTGTACGGGGTAATCGGGGAATGCGCCTCACCCCCGCTGGCGAAACCTTGTTCGCCTATGCCAATCAAATTGAAGCTCTGTGGCAAACGGCCTACCGAGAAGTGAGACAAACTGCAGAAGGCGAGCAATGGGTGCATGTTGCGGCATCCCATACCGTTACCGAGTTTTTCTTACCGGAACCATTAGGCCAGTTTCGGCGTAATCATCCGGCGGTTCATATTCATTTAACCATGGCCAACAGTACCGAAGTTATTAGCCAGGTAGAAACCGGCCGGGTAGATTTTGGCATTGCTGAAGGACGTGTAGGGCACCGAAATTTGAAGGTGACCAACTTGTGGCAGGATCAACTCGGACTCATTGTGGCAAGTCACCATCCTTTATCCTCACGCACAACCGTAACAGTTAAAGATCTGGAATCCGTTGACCTGATTTTGCGCGAAGAGGGTTCGGGTACTCGCAGTATCCTGGATCAGGCTCTCGCTCACCATGGACTGGGTGTCTCTAATCTTCGCGTCACCGCCGAATTATCATCAATTCGAGCTATTTTGGATCTCGTGCGCAATAACATAGGTTGTTCGGTCATGTCGTGGATGATTGCCCGTAACATGCCAGATATCACTTTTTTACCGATTGAGGATTTACAATTGACTCGGCGCATTCATCTGATTCGTCGTCCCACAAATGAAGGACGGACTGCGATGGAACACCTCATTGATCAATTAGTGCGCGCAGCTCGGGAATTTAATCTGAGCCCCCGCCAGGATCTCGACCCCATCAACGAATAA
- a CDS encoding proton-conducting transporter membrane subunit, with the protein MNAALWAELWIVLGLVGPLSAGIMSLAGQRASGALLRAEVLLASLGLVAMGWMISQNALVPGIVSLPTPFPPLHVSPLPMADLWSILSGVLLGATWLLIRKTSTETRILWALVPMSSSMGFFLLAGGGLSLLLGLEAISLSSYLGLVTTRRSRKLWNAGWVLLILSEMGGLLLLLAMGLIMVHHGASLSFVTDNFRVLAQEASHMSSSIKLVIMVLVLLAFGVKAGLFPVMIWMPLAEPEAPGPVAGLFSGVFTALAVLGILAVENVVHPGIGWGIILLILGTTGAFVAALYSIVSRHVKQILAYSTLEILGLVFSALGIWNIAQRANAHSLVSTLAWDAAMILLIMHAGAKFVLFSITEETEPIAHTIDGLGGIAHDRPKLSLAAAVAVGTLAAVPPLGGFVGEWLLLESVLKPLGTTLALRNIHLLFLLAGIFLALASAVGVGTYIRWFGFVFLGPKRRALRLDKTQKLRPTQVVGYIIALLPVLIAGPGVPWLIPWLNLQGSQIFGNNNQYVIAPLLVHPKAVPLLVHIGGDLVKTPGAPGTIFFPQGFSVGDPYVLLLMGIVLAGIVALIRHLLRKGQVVRLVEPWTGGTSDYNAQKSFTAEGFVHPLRLAFQGFFGLKRQRYDKGGVRFYRHTIIYRLEEQGYLPLLKLVRYIAGQVRKTQSGSTPAYLSWLFYGAMVATLLALWHPLS; encoded by the coding sequence ATGAACGCAGCGCTTTGGGCTGAACTGTGGATTGTGTTAGGGCTTGTGGGCCCTTTATCTGCCGGGATTATGAGTCTGGCAGGTCAAAGGGCGAGTGGGGCATTATTGCGCGCGGAAGTCTTGTTAGCGAGTCTGGGGCTTGTGGCGATGGGCTGGATGATAAGTCAAAATGCCTTGGTTCCTGGCATAGTAAGTTTGCCTACACCCTTTCCGCCCCTTCACGTTTCCCCATTACCCATGGCCGATCTATGGAGCATCTTAAGCGGGGTATTGTTAGGGGCAACGTGGCTCCTGATTCGGAAGACGTCCACCGAAACCCGGATTTTGTGGGCCCTGGTGCCCATGAGCTCAAGTATGGGGTTCTTTTTGCTGGCTGGCGGTGGGTTGAGCTTGCTGTTGGGATTAGAAGCTATTTCTTTAAGCTCCTATTTAGGGCTGGTCACAACACGCCGGTCCCGAAAATTATGGAACGCAGGTTGGGTTTTGCTCATTTTGTCGGAAATGGGAGGTTTGCTATTGCTTTTGGCCATGGGACTGATCATGGTTCATCACGGGGCCTCCTTATCGTTTGTTACTGACAATTTTAGGGTATTAGCCCAAGAAGCATCACACATGTCAAGTTCTATCAAACTGGTCATAATGGTTCTTGTCTTGCTGGCATTTGGAGTTAAAGCCGGGCTTTTTCCGGTGATGATTTGGATGCCCCTTGCGGAACCTGAAGCACCAGGACCCGTGGCAGGGCTCTTCTCAGGAGTTTTCACGGCGCTGGCTGTCTTAGGGATTTTAGCCGTGGAAAATGTGGTACATCCAGGGATAGGCTGGGGCATCATTTTGCTCATTTTAGGGACGACTGGAGCTTTTGTCGCCGCATTATACAGTATTGTCTCCAGACATGTTAAACAAATCTTGGCGTATTCCACCTTAGAAATCCTGGGACTTGTGTTTTCTGCCTTGGGAATTTGGAACATTGCTCAAAGGGCTAATGCCCACTCTTTGGTTTCAACCTTGGCATGGGATGCCGCCATGATCCTGCTGATTATGCATGCTGGGGCAAAGTTTGTTTTGTTTTCGATTACAGAAGAAACCGAACCCATTGCTCATACTATCGATGGGTTGGGGGGAATAGCCCATGACCGGCCCAAATTGAGTTTGGCCGCGGCGGTGGCGGTAGGTACCTTGGCCGCTGTACCCCCTCTTGGCGGATTTGTGGGAGAGTGGCTTCTTTTGGAATCCGTCTTAAAACCCCTTGGGACGACCTTAGCTTTGCGTAATATTCACTTGCTGTTCTTGCTTGCAGGTATCTTTTTGGCTTTAGCGAGTGCCGTAGGGGTTGGAACCTATATCCGCTGGTTTGGATTTGTGTTTCTTGGCCCCAAACGTCGCGCTCTGCGGTTGGATAAGACGCAAAAACTGCGACCGACGCAGGTTGTGGGCTATATCATTGCGCTTCTCCCTGTCTTGATTGCGGGTCCTGGGGTTCCTTGGCTTATTCCCTGGTTAAATCTCCAAGGATCTCAGATTTTTGGCAACAATAATCAATATGTGATTGCCCCGCTTCTTGTTCATCCAAAGGCTGTTCCTCTTTTGGTTCATATCGGAGGAGATTTGGTTAAGACACCCGGAGCCCCAGGAACGATATTCTTTCCCCAAGGCTTTTCGGTGGGTGATCCCTATGTTCTCTTGTTGATGGGGATTGTGTTGGCAGGCATTGTGGCCCTCATTCGTCATTTACTGCGCAAAGGGCAAGTCGTGCGTTTGGTTGAACCGTGGACAGGAGGAACCTCCGATTACAATGCCCAAAAGAGTTTTACCGCAGAAGGCTTTGTTCATCCATTGCGATTGGCGTTTCAAGGGTTCTTTGGATTGAAGCGGCAACGTTATGACAAAGGAGGTGTCCGATTTTACCGTCATACCATCATTTACCGCTTAGAAGAACAGGGCTATTTGCCCTTGTTGAAATTGGTACGGTATATTGCGGGGCAAGTGCGAAAGACCCAATCGGGATCGACCCCGGCGTATCTGAGCTGGCTTTTTTATGGTGCCATGGTTGCCACATTATTGGCTTTATGGCATCCTTTGTCGTAA